A window of Suncus etruscus isolate mSunEtr1 chromosome 4, mSunEtr1.pri.cur, whole genome shotgun sequence contains these coding sequences:
- the GTSE1 gene encoding G2 and S phase-expressed protein 1 translates to MDAPREDDVLLLEDEKFDFDLSLSSSSTNEDDEVFEPVEHKERCIEASLEPGPVTPEKPAPLDPSSWPWTPLTGDAFVEVYKEAHLLALQIEGARKDPTLALQTDVLAMPTQPQIQAREHFLREPKRKTSLFEKEKEAERSPQSLKRETFCVRPGAGPRALPQGPSMPQKKGTSRLLLPRAPPLRRVPALHRKALEKGAAPQPSGGRLSPSPSATGETPPKGPNEPAASPPRERPPNEKEPPRDQRSGGDGTSLGPGKRSLPVPQKPGLRKTLLKPPSFSRKPLALGAAPSGTCGTRVSHSAAGQSQEPRPGEQPAAATDDGRLPVAPSRAGPSLARQPVFSRLSCRQSQGATQPPAELPRASRPPEPAARTPASRRSLSWSSRASSSGGVRRRESSLGSRTGVSALTEPFKVPRSPAAVAVSRGFSSFLPRWGKPVQGTPLHSTPAPCGITRTLSASRRLSALPTPASPRLSSLPRTTPRTLPRPASPRCGSTQQLCSEPRRKGPPRTGPAWDSDNHTTSSGSKASPDGSCCTPVVLQALCFSPEPSKQKTPGEAPEREGEGVQPSGPSTPSPSEVGLLVDIGPDQLVVAPQAKPTLVEAPLIDFCSTPEASVVPGSESRPLIDLLVNTPEWLWNSSALKCKPSHEVVQLIDLASPLIQLSPEVDKENMVSPLLKF, encoded by the exons ATGGACGCCCCCCGCGAGGACG ATGTTCTTCTCCTGGAGGATGAGAAGTTTGACTTCGATCTCTCGCTCTCGTCCTCAAG CACCAATGAGGACGATGAGGTCTTTGAGCCCgtggagcacaaagaaagatgcatCGAGGCCAGCTTGGAGCCAGGGCCAGTGACCCCCGAGAAACCTGCCCCGCTGGATCCCAGCAGCTGGCCCTGGACGCCCCTGACGGGGGACGCATTCGTGGAGGTGTATAAAGAGGCCCACCTGCTGGCTCTGCAGATAGAGGGCGCACGCAAGGACCCTACACTGGCCCTACAGACAGacg TCCTTGCCATGCCTACCCAGCCCCAGATCCAGGCCCGGGAGCACTTCCTGCGGGAACCCAAGCGCAAAACTAGCTTgtttgagaaagaaaaggaagcagagaGAAGCCCTCAGTCGCTCAAGAGGGAGACCTTCTGTGTGAGGCCCGGTGCAGGGCCCCGAGCTCTTCCCCAGGGCCCTTCCATGCCCCAGAAAAAGGGCACCAGCCGACTGTTACTGCCCCGCGCCCCTCCTCTCCGCCGCGTCCCCGCTCTCCACCGCAAGGCCTTGGAGAAG GGCGCAGCTCCGCAGCCGTCTGGGGGGCGGCTGTCACCGAGTCCTTCTGCCACTGGTGAGACG CCTCCAAAAGGTCCGAATGAGCCAGCGGCCAGTCCTCCCCGGGAGAGACCCCCAAATGAGAAGGAGCCCCCCAGGGACCAGCGCTCAGGCGGGGATGGCACCAGCTTGGGGCCGGGCAAGCGCTCACTGCCTGTCCCTCAAAAG CCGGGGCTGAGGAAGACCCTGTTGAAGCCACCTAGTTTCTCCAGGAAGCCATTGGCCTTGGGGGCCGCACCCTCAGGGACCTGCGGGACACGTGTCTCCCACTCAGCTGCAGGCCAAAGCCAAG AGCCAAGGCCAGGCGAGCAGCCGGCTGCTGCCACGGACGATGGCCGGCTCCCCGTGGCCCCTAGCAGAGCTGGCCCCAGCCTGGCCAGACAGCCTGTCTTTTCCCGGTTGTCCTGCCGACAGAGCCAGGGAGCCACCCAGCCCCCCGCCGAGCTCCCCAGGGCATCCCGGCCTCCAGAGCCTGCAGCCCGGACACCGGCCTCCCGCCGAAGCCTGTCCTGGTCTTCTCGGGCGTCCTCGTCTGGGGGCGTTCGCAGGCGTGAGTCCTCGCTGGGGTCCAGGACAGGGGTGTCGGCACTGACCGAGCCCTTCAAGGTGCCCAGGAGCCCTGCCG CCGTAGCTGTTTCTCGGGGCTTCTCATCCTTCCTGCCTCGCTGGGGGAAGCCAGTCCAAGG GACCCCCCTCCATAGCACCCCTGCCCCGTGCGGCATCACCAggaccctgagtgcctccaggcgCCTGTCGGCCTTGCCCACACCTGCCAGCCCCCGGCTCTCCAGCCTGCCCAGGACCACCCCCAGGACCTTGCCTAGGCCAGCCTCACCCCGGTGTGGGTCTACACAGCAGCTTTGTTCTGAGCCCCGGAGAAAAGGGCCCCCAAG GACGGGCCCAGCCTGGGACAGTGACAACCACACCACGTCCAGCGGCTCCAAAGCCTCCCCCGACGGCAGCTGCTGCACCCCCGTTGTGCTCCAAGCTCTCTGCTTCTCCCCAGAGCCGAGCAAGCAGAAGACCCCGGGGGAGGCAccggagagggaaggggaaggggtgCAGCCCAGTGGCCCCTCCACACCCTCCCCATCAGAGGTG GGTCTTCTCGTGGACATTGGACCTGACCAGTTGGTCgtggccccccaagccaagccCACCCTCGTCGAGGCCCCCCTCATCGACTTCTGCAGCACCCCCGAGGCCAGCGTCGTGCCCGGGTCTGAGAGCCGGCCCCTCATTGACCTCCTGGTCAACACTCCCGAGTGGCTCTGGAACTCAAGTGCGCTCAAGTGCAAGCCTAGTCACGAGGTGGTGCAG CTGATCGATCTGGCCTCACCTCTGATCCAGCTGAGCCCCGAGGTGGACAAGGAGAACATGGTCTCGCCTCTCCTCAAGTTCTGA
- the TTC38 gene encoding tetratricopeptide repeat protein 38: protein MDGTAPLRDCQAWKDAGLPLSTTSNEACKLFDATLTQYVKWTNDKSLGGIEGCLSKIKAADPGFAMGHVLNTGLMLIGTGSSVRMDPELAQAVRTMVATAQGQTLTPRERLHVSAVESFAKGNFPEACEFWEQILRDHPTDMLALKFVHDTYFYLGYQEQMRDSVARVYPFWTASVPLSSYVKGIYSFGLMETNLYDQAEKLAKEALTLNPTDAWSVHTVAHIHEMKAEVQAGLDFMGRSEQNWKDSDMLACHNYWHWALYLIEKGEYEAALTIYDTHILPSLQKSGAMLDVVDSCSMLYRLQMEGVPVGARWLDVLPVTQKHTRDHALLFNDAHFLMASLGAGDAGTTQELLSTLREASESPGESCQLRLARTVGLPLCQALVEAQSGRPDRVLDLLLPIRYRVVQIGGSNAQRDIFNQLLIHAALKCTEGPHRNVARSLLLERDALKPNSPLTERLLRRASAVHLLQ, encoded by the exons ATGGACGGGACCGCACCACTCCGCGATTGCCAG GCCTGGAAGGACGCAGGGCTGCCGCTCTCGACCACCAGCAACGAGGCCTGCAAGCTGTTTGATGCCACCCTGACCCAG TACGTGAAATGGACCAATGACAAGAGCCTGGGTGGCATTGAGGGCTGCCTGTCCAAGATCAAGGCTGCCGATCCCGGCTTTG CCATGGGTCACGTCCTCAACACTGGGCTCATGCTGATTGGCACCGGGAGCTCCGTGCGGATGGACCCGGAGCTGGCGCAAGCCGTGAGGACTATGGTGGCCACAGCACAGGGCCAGACGCTGACCCCTCGGGAGCGACTGCACGTGTCTGCGGTGGAGAGCTTCGCCAAGGG GAACTTTCCAGAAGCTTGCGAGTTCTGGGAGCAGATTCTTCGGGACCACCCCACTGACATGCTGGCCCTGAAGTTTGTCCACGATACCTACTTCTATTTGGGCTACCAGGAGCAGATGCGGGACTCAGTGGCACGCGTCTACCCCTTCTGGACAGCTTCCGTCCCCCTGAGCAG CTACGTGAAAGGAATCTATTCCTTTGGGCTGATGGAGACCAACTTGTATGACCAGGCGGAAAAGCTAGCCAAGGAG GCGCTGACACTGAACCCTACCGATGCGTGGTCGGTGCATACAGTCGCCCATATCCACGAGATGAAAGCCGAGGTGCAGGCGGGCCTGGACTTTATGGGGCGCTCAGAGCAAAATTGGAAG GACTCGGACATGCTCGCCTGCCATAACTATTGGCACTGGGCCTTGTACCTGATCGAGAAG GGCGAGTATGAAGCGGCCTTGACCATTTACGACACCCAC ATCCTCCCCAGCTTGCAGAAAAGTGGGGCTATGCTGGACGTGGTGGACAGCTGCTCCATGCTCTACCGGCTGCAGATGGAAG GGGTCCCCGTGGGCGCCCGGTGGCTGGACGTCCTGCCCGTGACCCAGAAGCACACGCGTGACCACGCGCTGCTGTTCAACGACGCGCACTTCCTCATGGCCTCGCTGGGCGCGGGCGACGCGGGGACCACGCAGGAGCTGCTGAGCACGCTGCGGGAGGCCAGCGA GTCCCCGGGGGAGAGCTGCCAGCTGCGCCTGGCGCGGACCGTGGGGCTGCCCCTGTGCCAGGCCCTGGTGGAGGCGCAGAGCGGCCGCCCCGACCGCGTGCTCGACCTGCTGCTGCCCATCCGCTACCGCGTCGTGCAGATCGGCGGCAGCAACGCGCAG AGAGACATATTCAACCAGCTGCTGATCCACGCGGCTCTCAAGTGCACGGAGGGGCCGCACCGCAACGTGGCGCG GAGCCTGCTGCTGGAGCGGGATGCCCTGAAGCCCAACTCGCCCCTGACCGAGCGTCTCCTTCGTAGGGCCTCAGCCGTCCACCTCCTGCAGTGA
- the PKDREJ gene encoding polycystin family receptor for egg jelly yields MWSLVPLASPQPQSGPGVPPPSFPHGWVPRVPVTPASWTAPPRDLVTPRPPVAAVGLAPCPSWTAEGAMWPGPALLFPSLVLGLLPAPRTPQGAPPAAPQHPPEPGTPIPPRDGPEGVGDGDQVPARAPTAPSPSELGAPCALRAPLRADNATRRSAALWASRARQKRAACNVQHLKITSDHGPSPLQVHRKLGVTLDARVRLDCPQAVVHVEKWQVLPVQNTRGPHDWSKSLKVNLELGTNGWILIIPSNFLAPGTYAFNYSLSLLRDEQLLLQVSDCFYITFVRNPLSAIITGPPTLSVSFMGQLVLNGSLSSDPDASDPQAGLHFFWFCTIIQGRRQNGHCVPGRSQLWWASQGPVLTFQPGTLRGNSRYLFTLMVQKGSRNASAEKIVQVGAGPVPISYIACLENCRPFPLVSNTLSLFLNCTQCSDRDVYRWSLRSSGLFQDIPFDWSKQTTTGRNTPYLSLKAFAMQDLPEATYQLQVQLSTWGGQEVRRWHIFAINHPPEVGQCVVDPAQGIELFTEFVVRCSDFQDKNSPLTYKIVVLDLHGFGEISSLKENLLGAILYLGHMSTTPATFLPRGDAADGDSLTLYAQVSDSLGAFSQLTFQATVHKTTNTFSSKALLQRLYSLTTAPNSSFIDLVSRKNFLAAGYLLYLATCVLNHMQDELALQANLASLHLDLINLSFLLPLVTIEDISQVIVLVTKLTKKVAEFTRLAQKRLALKIWQNSRALQLHSTIKGNQVDMVCTGVLTALSNLLAYTSYYEVVEEPLYVLQGLVDTVMARKVPGNETTVMRSAGVNIYIRKTLRAEISSLCEESAGPCFQPMLTESSVQAVPSSSPVSAMFCVFATDPFAWLTYPELSSVQVGGFEVTGTSENGDEVNVIPDVADVFLLRRNLSAGLFPLTVGPTRKPGWSSESWRTTTGAFSFQVEGTTREVLVYILTEVTVVFTATLYAGHQVSAAAHVATFLVPPDLPPVANQSSLFDPACPVQSPRVLCLSPSLLQLVTEKNPASETHLVVVLQAPRFVTHPNDQLVSVAVLRLSCLDMDGDGLDEWREHACVLGPRTTWARVHCVCRSRLSRSRRQSNFIKLAGQQLKTHFLTSRVLVTPNFVDLRFEVIKTIPQNPVTLFTILFIMLVYVVFAFWALHRDETDQYLRDHVVVLPDNDPNDTMCYLLTFFTGSRCCAGTSADVFVQLRGSEATSDVHCLSHPQIKSLYRGSINTFLLTTPTVLGDIQSLRVWHNNEGLAPSWYLSRVKVESLFSRRIWLFLCRQWLSVDTVLEVTLTPMPPDAPLERKDYFLIDYGQSLGTEHSWFSVFVGVVSNSFNRLQRLSCCVASLLSTLVCNIMFFNLNPEGPDNPTTLHYVQSMVIGMQSNLITFPAQLAITSLFTYSQKRPDATLEDVETQKQAAPAEQGHWEERLEAWYTRETAKAPKKPARKMVDKSQDKASPPPPEAIPQSTPQKHTKSLKSLSKPQDSILANRNVSNANVQGTSQDPKSAAAASEDLEPPKKKFRIVLPTWCVLVAWLLVFLVISVSSFFIVFYGLTYGYEKSLEWLFASFCSFCQSVLLIQPIKLLLATGYRTNQPKYCKNLSWTSNYQYIEINLPGRSLKPKEAEMLHQDLVQLRHSRMYQPLTADEIRIFQRRRRLRRRALRFLSYVLMHLVFLALLLTLAAVLRHADSYEHHRFLRDRFSEGLDTVTKLPDVYQWLHRVALPLLHSDQHPTFLPDSSCKILGLPLLRQVRAVPGAKHCPAARKLAPNPNQGDLHCHPEYGVDPEDVRNYSRTWSDASALKDEAFMYRQPTKGWTYATVGLLNSYGPGGYAVHLHPSEQRSNSTLRLVVLRAGNWLDERTWAVFLELSMLSPDAGLLCSLSVLFEASQLGVVNTSLSLHAFALADWNPTTSAEVYLYVALLTFFVAYVADEAFVVWHERATYLLSAYNCLNLVLKCLFAVGIKLFLEKHLLATRLIRASLAHPAEFVPFHAVAQVDYSLRVVLGFLVFLAILKSLRYARVFYTVRLVQRAIQVAMLGICHMALVGAVFLLVYVVFGCLVFGQHEWSYSSLVRAMQTTLTYCVAAFGSTTFHSSRLMGLLFLAAFVLLMICILVNLFQVVILSTYKAMKQPVFEELSDEAEAAAYLHRKLRKLVAFVLCQREAEGEGEDSLEPKFFEDMVYGQPLKTDRRYLGLKTRTMKGKKMVYLVA; encoded by the exons ATGTGG TCCCTAGTGCCTCTTGCCTCGCCCCAACCTCAGTCTGGTCCTGGGGTCCCACCTCCCAGCTTCCCTCACGGCTGGGTCCCCCGGGTCCCCGTGACCCCGGCATCCTGGACCGCACCCCCTCGTGACCTCGTGACCCCGAGGCCCCCGGTGGCGGCCGTTGGACTAGCGCCCTGTCCCAGCTGGACGGCGGAGGGCGCCATGTGGCCTGGACCTGCGCTTCTGTTCCCCAGCTTAGTCCTGGGCCTCCTCCCCGCACCCCGGACGCCCCAAGGGGCGCCGCCTGCAGCCCCCCAGCACCCGCCTGAGCCGGGGACCCCGATCCCCCCGCGGGACGGCCCGGAGGGCGTCGGAGACGGAGACCAGGTCCCCGCGCGCGCCCCGACCGCGCCCTCGCCCAGTGAGCTCGGCGCCCCGTGCGCCCTCCGTGCGCCCCTGCGCGCAGACAACGCGACCCGGAGATCCGCGGCCCTCTGGGCCAGCCGGGCCCGCCAGAAACGCGCGGCCTGCAACGTCCAGCACCTGAAGATCACCTCGGACCATGGCCCGTCCCCGCTGCAGGTGCACCGCAAGCTGGGGGTGACTCTGGACGCCAGGGTGCGCCTCGACTGCCCACAGGCCGTTGTCCACGTGGAGAAATGGCAGGTGCTGCCCGTGCAGAACACGAGGGGCCCCCACGACTGGAGCAAGTCTCTGAAGGTCAACCTGGAGTTGGGCACCAACGGGTGGATCCTCATCATCCCCAGCAACTTCTTAGCGCCCGGCACCTACGCCTTCAACTACTCTCTGAGCCTCCTGAGAGACGAACAACTTCTCCTGCAAGTGTCCGACTGCTTCTACATCACCTTCGTGCGGaaccccctgagcgccatcaTCACGGGGCCCCCGACGCTGTCGGTGTCGTTCATGGGCCAGCTGGTCCTCAACGGCTCCTTGTCCTCGGACCCCGACGCCAGTGACCCTCAGGCTGGTCTGCATTTTTTCTGGTTCTGCACCATCATCCAGGGCCGTCGCCAGAATGGCCATTGTGTGCCAGGCCGGTCTCAGCTGTGGTGGGCCTCCCAGGGGCCGGTTCTGACCTTCCAGCCGGGAACCCTCAGGGGCAACAGCAGGTACCTGTTCACATTGATGGTGCAGAAGGGAAGCAGGAACGCCTCGGCTGAGAAAATCGTCCAGGTCGGGGCAGGCCCGGTCCCGATCAGCTACATCGCCTGCCTGGAAAACTGTCGCCCGTTCCCCCTGGTTTCCAACACGCTCTCTCTGTTTCTCAACTGTACCCAGTGCTCCGACCGTGACGTCTACAGATGGTCCCTCAGAAGCTCGGGACTGTTCCAAGATATTCCATTCGATTGGTCAAAGCAGACCACCACTGGGAGGAACACACCCTACCTGTCCCTGAAAGCTTTCGCTATGCAGGACCTCCCAGAAGCCACTTATCAGCTGCAGGTGCAGCTCAGCACCTGGGGTGGCCAGGAGGTTCGCCGGTGGCACATCTTCGCCATCAATCACCCCCCAGAGGTTGGCCAGTGCGTCGTGGATCCCGCCCAAGGCATCGAGCTGTTCACAGAATTTGTCGTCCGCTGCTCAGATTTCCAGGACAAGAACAGCCCCCTGACGTATAAAATTGTAGTCTTGGATCTGCACGGTTTTGGAGAGATCAGCTCCCTCAAGGAGAACCTTCTGGGAGCTATCCTGTACCTGGGTCACATGTCCACCACTCCCGCCACCTTCCTCCCCAGGGGGGACGCGGCTGATGGAGATTCTCTGACGCTCTACGCTCAGGTCTCCGACTCCCTGGGTGCCTTCTCCCAGCTGACGTTTCAGGCCACGGTGCACAAGACCACCAACACCTTCTCGTCGAAGGCTCTCCTGCAGCGTCTGTACAGTCTTACCACAGCGCCCAACTCATCCTTCATTGATTTGGTCAGCAGGAAGAACTTCCTGGCCGCCGGCTACCTGCTCTACCTGGCCACCTGTGTGCTCAATCACATGCAGGACGAGCTGGCACTGCAGGCAAACCTAGCCAGCCTCCACCTGGACCTGATCAACCTGTCATTCCTGCTGCCCCTGGTCACCATAGAGGATATCAGCCAGGTGATTGTGCTGGTCACCAAGCTGACCAAGAAGGTGGCCGAGTTCACACGGCTGGCCCAGAAACGGTTGGCCCTGAAGATCTGGCAGAACAGCCGGGCCCTGCAGCTTCACAGCACAATTAAGGGTAACCAGGTGGACATGGTGTGTACAGGTGTCCTCACCGCCCTGTCCAACCTCCTGGCCTACACCAGCTACTACGAGGTGGTGGAGGAGCCACTCTATGTCCTGCAGGGCCTGGTGGACACCGTCATGGCCAGGAAGGTGCCGGGCAATGAGACCACCGTAATGAGGAGTGCCGGCGTCAACATCTACATCCGCAAGacgctgagagcagaaatcagcagCCTGTGTGAGGAGTCGGCTGGGCCCTGCTTCCAGCCCATGCTGACTGAGAGCAGCGTCCAGGCGGTGCCCAGCAGCTCCCCAGTCTCCGCGATGTTCTGTGTGTTTGCCACCGACCCCTTCGCCTGGCTCACCTACCCCGAGCTCAGCTCAGTCCAGGTGGGGGGCTTCGAAGTGACTGGGACGTCGGAGAATGGGGACGAGGTGAACGTCATCCCCGACGTGGCGGATGTGTTTCTGCTACGCCGGAACCTGAGTGCTGGCCTCTTCCCCCTCACCGTGGGGCCCACGAGGAAGCCTGGGTGGTCCTCGGAGAGCTGGAGGACCACCACGGGGGCCTTCAGCTTCCAGGTGGAAGGCACCACGCGGGAGGTCCTGGTGTACATCCTGACAGAGGTGACGGTGGTTTTCACTGCCACTTTGTATGCTGGCCACCAGGTCTCTGCCGCCGCTCATGTCGCCACCTTCCTGGTGCCCCCTGACCTCCCACCCGTGGCCAACCAGAGCAGCCTCTTCGACCCGGCCTGCCCCGTGCAGTCGCCCCGGGTGCTCTGCCTGTCCCCATCCCTGCTGCAGCTGGTCACCGAGAAGAACCCTGCATCCGAGACGCACCTGGTTGTGGTGCTGCAGGCCCCACGCTTTGTCACCCACCCCAATGACCAGCTGGTGAGTGTCGCGGTGCTGCGCCTGAGCTGCCTGGACATGGACGGGGACGGCCTCGACGAGTGGCGGGAACACGCGTGCGTGCTGGGGCCCAGGACCACGTGGGCGCGGGTACACTGCGTGTGCCGGTCCAGGCTCAGCCGCTCCCGGCGCCAGTCCAACTTCATCAAGTTGGCCGGGCAGCAGCTCAAGACCCACTTCCTGACCTCGCGGGTGCTGGTGACCCCCAACTTCGTGGACCTCCGCTTCGAGGTCATCAAGACCATCCCCCAGAACCCTGTGACCCTCTTCACCATCCTCTTCATCATGCTCGTCTACGTGGTCTTCGCTTTCTGGGCCTTGCACCGTGACGAGACGGACCAGTACCTGCGGGACCACGTGGTCGTGCTTCCCGACAACGACCCGAATGACACCATGTGCTACCTCCTCACCTTCTTCACCGGCAGCCGCTGTTGTGCCGGCACCAGCGCAGACGTCTTCGTGCAGCTGCGGGGCTCCGAGGCCACCAGCGACGTGCACTGCCTGAGCCACCCTCAGATCAAGAGTCTGTACCGCGGCAGCATCAACACCTTCCTGCTGACGACGCCCACAGTCCTGGGCGACATCCAGTCCCTCCGCGTTTGGCACAACAACGAGGGCCTGGCGCCCAGCTGGTACCTGAGCAGGGTCAAggtggaaagcctcttcagccgGCGCATCTGGCTCTTCTTGTGCCGCCAGTGGCTGTCAGTGGACACCGTCCTGGAAGTGACCCTCACCCCCATGCCCCCCGATGCCCCCCTGGAACGCAAGGACTATTTCCTCATCGACTACGGGCAGAGCCTGGGCACCGAACACTCTTGGTTCTCCGTCTTCGTCGGCGTGGTCAGCAACTCCTTTAACCGGCTGCAGCGGCTGTCCTGCTGCGTGGCCTCGCTGCTGTCCACGCTCGTCTGCAACATCATGTTTTTTAACCTCAACCCAGAGGGCCCCGACAACCCCACGACTCTGCACTACGTCCAGTCCATGGTCATCGGCATGCAGAGCAACCTcatcaccttcccggcccagctGGCCATCACCTCCTTGTTCACCTACTCTCAGAAGCGGCCGGATGCCACGTTGGAGGATGTGGAGACGCAAAAGCAGGCCGCGCCGGCCGAGCAGGGCCACTGGGAGGAGCGGCTGGAGGCCTGGTATACCCGGGAGACTGCCAAGGCACCCAAGAAGCCAGCCAGGAAGATGGTTGACAAGTCGCAGGATAAGGCAAGCCCGCCACCCCCCGAGGCCATTCCCCA GTCCACACCCCAGAAACACACCAAGTCCTTGAAATCCTTGAGCAAGCCCCAGGACTCCATCCTGGCCAACAGGAACGTCAGCAACGCCAATGTCCAAGGGACGTCCCAGGATCCCAAGAGCGCAGCGGCCGCCTCCGAGGACCTGGAGCCCCCCAAGAAGAAGTTCCGGATTGTCCTGCCCACGTGGTGCGTGCTTGTCGCCTGGCTGCTAGTGTTCCTCGTCATCAGCGTCTCCTCCTTCTTTATTGTCTTCTACGGGCTGACCTACGGCTATGAGAAGTCCCTGGAGTGGCTCTTCGCTTCCTTCTGTTCCTTCTGCCAGTCCGTGCTCCTGATCCAACCAATCAAGCTCTTGCTGGCCACGGGCTACAGGACCAACCAGCCCAAGTACTGCAAGAACTTGTCATGGACCAGCAACTACCAGTACATAGAGATCAACCTGCCTGGCAGGAGCCTGAAACCGAAGGAGGCCGAGATGCTGCACCAGGACCTGGTCCAGCTGCGCCATTCTCGCATGTACCAGCCGCTTACAGCCGACGAGATCAGGATCTTCCAGCGGCGCCGGCGGCTACGGCGGCGGGCACTGCGCTTTCTCAGCTACGTGCTCATGCACCTCGTCTTCCTGGCCCTGCTTCTCACCCTGGCCGCCGTGCTGCGCCACGCTGACAGTTATGAGCACCATCGTTTCCTCCGAGACCGCTTCTCTGAGGGCCTGGACACGGTGACCAAGCTGCCCGATGTCTACCAGTGGCTCCATCGGGTGGCTCTGCCCTTGCTCCACAGTGACCAGCACCCTACCTTCTTGCCTGACAGCTCCTGCAAGATCCTGGGCCTCCCACTCCTGAGACAAGTGCGGGCAGTGCCTGGAGCCAAGCATTGCCCGGCTGCCCGGAAACTGGCGCCCAACCCAAACCAGGGGGACCTACATTGTCACCCCGAGTACGGCGTCGACCCCGAGGACGTCAGGAACTACTCGAGGACTTGGAGTGACGCCTCGGCCCTGAAGGACGAAGCATTCATGTACCGGCAGCCCACGAAGGGCTGGACCTATGCAACCGTGGGACTCCTGAACAGCTATGGCCCAGGCGGCTACGCCGTCCACTTGCACCCCAGCGAGCAGCGCTCCAACTCCACGCTGCGGCTTGTGGTGCTCCGTGCGGGCAACTGGCTGGACGAGAGGACATGGGCTGTGTTCCTGGAGCTGAGTATGCTGAGCCCCGACGCCGGCCTCCTCTGCAGCCTGTCGGTTCTGTTCGAGGCCTCACAGCTGGGGGTCGTGAACACGAGCCTCTCCCTGCACGCCTTTGCGTTGGCTGACTGGAACCCCACCACGTCTGCCGAAGTCTACCTGTACGTGGCCCTCCTCACCTTCTTTGTGGCCTACGTCGCAGATGAGGCGTTCGTCGTGTGGCATGAGCGGGCCACCTACCTGCTCAGTGCCTACAACTGCCTCAACCTGGTTCTCAAGTGCCTCTTCGCGGTGGGGATCAAGCTCTTCTTGGAGAAACACCTCCTGGCCACCCGCCTGATCCGTGCCAGCCTGGCTCACCCAGCCGAGTTCGTGCCCTTCCATGCTGTAGCTCAGGTTGACTACTCCCTGCGGGTGGTCCTGGGCTTCCTGGTTTTCCTCGCCATCCTTAAGAGCCTCCGGTATGCCCGTGTCTTCTACACCGTGCGTCTGGTACAGCGTGCCATCCAGGTGGCCATGCTGGGCATCTGCCACATGGCGCTAGTCGGGGCTGTGTTTCTGCTGGTCTATGTGGTCTTCGGCTGCCTGGTGTTCGGCCAGCACGAATGGAGCTACAGCAGCCTGGTGCGTGCCATGCAGACCACACTCACCTACTGCGTGGCGGCCTTTGGTAGCACCACTTTTCACAGCAGTCGCCTGATGGGCCTACTCTTCCTGGCTGCCTTTGTGCTGCTCATGATCTGTATCCTTGTCAACTTGTTCCAGGTCGTCATTCTGTCCACCTACAAGGCCATGAAACAGCCGGTGTTCGAGGAGCTGTCGGACGAGGCCGAGGCCGCAGCATACCTGCACCGCAAACTGCGGAAGCTGGTGGCCTTTGTGCTGTGCCAGCGCGAGGCCGAGGGCGAGGGCGAGGACTCCCTGGAGCCCAAGTTCTTCGAGGACATGGTGTACGGGCAGCCGCTGAAGACGGACCGCCGCTACCTGGGCCTGAAGACGCGAACCATGAAGGGGAAGAAGATGGTTTACCTGGTGGCTTGA